Proteins from a genomic interval of Croceicoccus naphthovorans:
- a CDS encoding conjugal transfer protein TraG, whose protein sequence is MSATKILWGQILAVFTIVLTSVWCATQWTAAALAHQPQLGQPWFVLGDWPIYPPPAFFWWWFSFDAYAPDIFLRGAYIAVSGGFISIAVAIGMSVWRARELKNAETYGSARWATEQEARTAGLLGDDGVILGKLGADYLRHDGPEHVLCFAPTRSGKGVGLVVPSLLTWPGSAIVHDIKGENWGLTAGFRSKFGKVLLFDPTNASSAAYNPLLEVRRGEWEVRDVQNIADILVDPEGSLEKRNHWEKTSHALLVGAILHVLYAEPDKTLAGIANFLSDPSRPIETTLRAMMLTSHLGEAGVHPVVASAARELLNKSENERSGVLSTAMSFLGLYRDPVVATVTRQCDWRIADLVGGPHPISLYLVVPPSDINRTKPLVRLILNQVGRRLTEELTSTAKRQRLLLMLDEFPALGRLDFFESALAFMAGYGMKSFLIAQSLNQIEKAYGTNHSILDNCHVRVSFATNDERTAKRVSDALGTGTEMRAMKNYAGHRLSPWLGHLMVSRSETARQLLTPGEIMQLPPDDEIVMVAGTPPVRAKKARYFTDPRLTRRLLPAPKPDQSRKPPRPDDWTGIESPPSPDNRPPGQSGGAETSPVEASESDDASANIRREPGLPDHEEIVREKPAPVREFEFDEPDNATDDASAQGRMHRVARITSLDPGDGIEL, encoded by the coding sequence ATGTCGGCCACCAAGATACTGTGGGGCCAAATCCTCGCAGTCTTCACCATTGTTCTCACATCGGTCTGGTGCGCAACCCAGTGGACGGCTGCGGCGCTCGCGCATCAACCTCAGCTCGGACAGCCCTGGTTCGTGCTCGGCGACTGGCCGATCTATCCGCCACCCGCCTTCTTCTGGTGGTGGTTCTCGTTCGACGCCTATGCGCCCGACATTTTCCTGCGCGGCGCCTACATCGCTGTGTCGGGCGGGTTCATCTCGATTGCGGTCGCGATCGGCATGTCGGTCTGGCGTGCGCGCGAACTCAAGAACGCCGAAACCTATGGGTCGGCGCGCTGGGCGACCGAGCAGGAGGCGCGCACCGCCGGGTTGCTCGGCGACGATGGCGTCATCCTCGGCAAGCTCGGCGCGGACTATCTCCGCCACGATGGTCCTGAGCATGTGCTGTGTTTCGCGCCGACGCGATCCGGCAAAGGCGTCGGCCTCGTCGTTCCCAGCCTCCTGACCTGGCCGGGATCGGCCATTGTTCACGACATCAAGGGCGAGAACTGGGGGCTGACGGCTGGTTTCCGCAGCAAGTTCGGCAAGGTGCTGTTGTTCGATCCGACCAATGCGTCGAGCGCCGCCTATAATCCGCTGCTCGAAGTACGCCGCGGCGAATGGGAGGTGCGCGACGTCCAGAACATCGCCGACATTTTGGTCGACCCCGAAGGATCGCTCGAAAAGCGCAACCACTGGGAGAAAACCAGCCATGCGCTACTGGTCGGCGCTATTCTCCACGTCCTATACGCCGAGCCCGACAAAACATTGGCCGGCATCGCCAACTTCCTCTCCGATCCGAGCCGCCCGATCGAGACGACGCTGCGCGCGATGATGTTGACCTCGCATCTGGGTGAAGCCGGCGTCCATCCCGTCGTTGCCTCGGCCGCGCGCGAGCTTCTCAACAAGAGCGAAAACGAGCGTTCGGGCGTCCTCTCCACCGCCATGAGCTTTCTCGGTCTGTACCGAGATCCAGTCGTGGCGACCGTCACCCGGCAATGTGACTGGCGCATCGCCGATCTTGTCGGCGGGCCGCATCCGATTTCGCTCTATCTCGTCGTACCGCCGTCCGACATCAACCGGACCAAGCCGCTTGTTCGCCTCATCCTCAACCAGGTCGGGCGCAGGCTGACCGAGGAGCTGACCTCAACCGCCAAGCGCCAGCGCCTTCTGCTGATGCTCGACGAGTTTCCGGCGTTGGGACGATTGGATTTTTTCGAATCCGCGCTCGCCTTCATGGCTGGATACGGCATGAAGTCCTTCCTGATCGCCCAGTCGCTCAACCAGATCGAGAAGGCTTACGGCACCAACCACTCCATCCTCGACAACTGCCATGTCCGGGTCTCGTTTGCCACCAACGACGAGAGAACCGCAAAACGAGTATCGGACGCGCTGGGCACCGGGACCGAGATGCGGGCGATGAAGAACTATGCGGGCCATCGGCTCTCACCATGGCTTGGCCATCTGATGGTGTCGCGTTCTGAGACCGCCCGTCAGCTTCTCACCCCTGGTGAGATCATGCAGCTCCCGCCCGACGACGAGATCGTCATGGTAGCGGGCACACCCCCGGTGCGGGCGAAGAAAGCGCGCTATTTCACCGATCCGCGCCTCACGCGTCGGTTATTGCCGGCGCCGAAGCCCGATCAGTCCCGGAAACCGCCGCGTCCCGATGACTGGACCGGGATCGAATCGCCGCCGTCACCCGACAATAGGCCTCCCGGTCAATCCGGGGGCGCAGAAACCAGCCCTGTGGAGGCCAGCGAAAGCGACGATGCCAGCGCCAATATCCGGCGCGAGCCGGGTCTTCCCGATCATGAAGAGATCGTCCGCGAGAAGCCGGCCCCGGTCCGGGAATTCGAGTTCGACGAACCGGACAATGCCACTGACGACGCGTCCGCGCAGGGCCGAATGCACCGAGTCGCCCGCATCACGAGCCTCGATCCCGGTGACGGCATCGAACTTTGA
- a CDS encoding relaxase/mobilization nuclease domain-containing protein: MSGPDDDFQIRPGRPRDGGAKGRQASFVGQVMRAANKGGRGGRAYTPRRKGGGVSRFGRGTVSAPRRVRRASDRRVVVKMRIVQHRGLKFRAAPIARHANYLEREGVTRDGAPGRLFDAVGDQADAGAFAERCKDDRHHFRVIISPEDAIEMQDLRAFTRELMADTQRDLGTSLDWVAIDHWNTDDPHIHVLVRGRANDGGDLVISRDYIREGFRNRAEDRATLELGPRTQREIQAALVREVDADRWTSLDRTLRDIADRHGGIVDLRPEPNGAARENRNLLVGRAQKLEALGLVDPIGPVAWTVRPGLQERLRDLGIRGDIVKTMHKAMMNDTPNPDVSRFAIHHSPPVDPVVGRLVARGLYDELHGSAYAVVDGIDGRTHHLRFDDLNMTGDAKPGAIVELRSWEDARGRQRHSLATRSDLSLGQQITAEGVTWLDRNLVAREQPTLGGGFGAEVASALDARCDRLEKEGLAQRRGQRVVFARALAETLKERELLRAQTDIADRTGLAPQSSAPGEHVAGIYRERVTLASGRYAMIDNGLGFQLVPWRPALEQHLGQHVSGTMTPGGAVDWTFGRQRGLGL; this comes from the coding sequence ATGAGTGGCCCCGACGACGATTTTCAGATCAGGCCGGGACGGCCGCGTGACGGCGGAGCGAAAGGCCGGCAGGCTTCATTCGTCGGCCAGGTCATGCGCGCGGCCAACAAGGGCGGTCGCGGCGGACGTGCCTATACTCCTCGACGCAAGGGCGGCGGGGTTTCCCGGTTCGGACGCGGCACCGTATCGGCCCCGCGTCGTGTGCGGCGGGCATCGGATCGGCGTGTCGTCGTGAAGATGCGGATCGTGCAGCATCGGGGCCTCAAGTTCCGGGCAGCGCCCATCGCCCGGCACGCCAACTATCTTGAACGCGAAGGTGTCACCCGCGACGGCGCTCCGGGCCGGCTGTTCGATGCGGTCGGGGACCAGGCCGACGCGGGCGCCTTCGCCGAGCGTTGCAAGGACGACCGCCACCACTTCCGTGTCATCATTTCACCGGAGGATGCGATCGAGATGCAGGACCTGCGCGCCTTCACCCGTGAACTGATGGCCGACACCCAGCGCGATCTCGGCACCTCGCTGGACTGGGTGGCGATCGACCACTGGAATACCGACGATCCGCATATTCATGTACTCGTGCGCGGCCGCGCCAATGATGGGGGCGACCTCGTCATCAGCCGCGACTATATCCGCGAGGGTTTCCGCAATCGGGCCGAGGACCGCGCGACGCTCGAACTCGGCCCGCGCACCCAACGCGAAATCCAGGCCGCGCTTGTTCGCGAGGTCGATGCGGATCGCTGGACCAGCCTTGATCGCACGTTGCGGGATATCGCCGATCGTCATGGCGGCATCGTCGATCTGCGTCCTGAGCCGAACGGTGCGGCCCGCGAAAACCGGAACCTCCTTGTGGGCCGCGCCCAGAAACTCGAGGCGCTGGGCCTGGTCGATCCGATTGGCCCCGTCGCCTGGACCGTTCGACCGGGACTGCAAGAAAGGCTACGCGACCTCGGCATTCGCGGCGACATCGTCAAGACGATGCACAAGGCGATGATGAATGACACGCCCAACCCCGATGTATCCCGCTTCGCAATCCATCATTCACCGCCGGTCGATCCCGTTGTCGGCCGTCTCGTTGCGCGCGGGCTTTATGATGAACTGCACGGAAGTGCCTATGCAGTGGTCGACGGTATCGACGGCCGCACCCACCACCTTCGCTTCGACGACCTCAACATGACCGGGGACGCCAAACCGGGTGCGATCGTCGAATTGCGCTCATGGGAAGACGCCAGGGGCCGGCAGCGCCATTCGCTTGCGACGCGTTCGGATCTGTCGCTGGGCCAGCAGATCACCGCCGAGGGCGTGACTTGGCTCGACCGCAATCTGGTCGCGCGCGAACAGCCGACGCTTGGTGGCGGGTTCGGTGCCGAGGTTGCCTCAGCCCTGGATGCCCGCTGCGACCGTCTCGAAAAGGAAGGTCTCGCGCAGCGGCGCGGTCAACGTGTGGTCTTCGCTCGTGCCCTTGCCGAAACCTTAAAGGAGCGCGAGCTGCTGCGGGCGCAGACCGATATTGCAGACCGGACTGGCCTCGCGCCGCAGTCGTCAGCACCGGGCGAGCATGTCGCGGGGATCTATCGCGAGCGCGTGACACTCGCATCCGGTCGGTACGCGATGATCGATAATGGCCTGGGCTTCCAGCTCGTGCCCTGGCGCCCGGCGCTTGAACAGCATCTGGGGCAGCATGTCTCCGGAACGATGACGCCAGGCGGCGCGGTCGACTGGACCTTCGGGCGGCAGCGCGGGCTGGGGCTGTAG
- a CDS encoding IS110 family transposase has protein sequence MQYHAALDTSATTTAICVVKAKDGEIALETSVTTDPEAIWQALEPYANRLLLVGHEATSWSAWLHRELEKHGIPMVLLETHHAARMLDAQRNKTDKNDARGLAQLVRSGWFKQVHAKSERANRMKLLLAHRRTLKRKLLDIENEVRQSLKMFGLMVGPRVQRSTFCNRVRELVAGDPLLQVLSESMLTCWQVLWDQYRELHKMLVQLVGQEELCRRWCEIPGVGPVTAMTFMAAVDDPHRFAKSKTLGAHFGLTPKREQSGTSVDRDGHISRRGDGEVRTALYEAASGMLTRSKQHSTLKAWGMKIATKRGHKRAVVAVARKLAVIMHRMWIDGSRFRFSAANDQPESSGNAVAVQA, from the coding sequence ATGCAATACCATGCCGCACTCGACACTTCCGCCACCACAACTGCGATCTGCGTCGTCAAAGCCAAGGACGGCGAGATCGCGCTGGAGACCAGTGTGACCACCGACCCCGAAGCGATCTGGCAGGCGCTTGAGCCGTATGCGAACCGGCTGCTGCTCGTCGGCCACGAGGCGACCAGTTGGTCGGCCTGGCTGCACCGCGAGCTGGAGAAGCACGGCATCCCGATGGTGCTGCTGGAGACCCATCACGCAGCCCGCATGCTGGACGCCCAGCGCAACAAGACCGACAAGAACGATGCACGCGGGCTTGCTCAACTGGTGCGATCGGGCTGGTTCAAACAGGTTCATGCGAAGAGCGAACGCGCCAACCGGATGAAGCTGCTGCTGGCACACCGACGGACTCTCAAGCGCAAGCTGCTCGACATCGAGAACGAGGTTCGCCAGTCCTTGAAGATGTTCGGTCTGATGGTCGGACCGCGTGTGCAGCGCAGCACCTTCTGCAATCGCGTTCGCGAGCTCGTCGCAGGCGATCCGCTGCTCCAAGTGCTCAGCGAGAGCATGCTGACCTGCTGGCAGGTATTGTGGGACCAGTACCGCGAGCTGCACAAGATGCTCGTTCAGCTGGTCGGCCAGGAGGAGCTGTGCCGCCGCTGGTGCGAGATCCCCGGCGTCGGGCCGGTCACCGCGATGACGTTCATGGCGGCGGTCGACGACCCGCACCGCTTCGCCAAGTCGAAGACGCTGGGCGCGCACTTCGGGCTGACGCCCAAGCGCGAGCAGTCGGGCACCTCGGTCGACCGCGACGGACATATCTCGCGGCGCGGCGACGGCGAGGTTCGAACCGCGCTCTACGAGGCGGCGAGCGGCATGCTCACGCGCTCGAAGCAGCACAGCACGCTTAAAGCTTGGGGCATGAAGATCGCGACTAAGCGCGGTCACAAGCGTGCGGTCGTTGCGGTCGCGCGCAAGCTCGCAGTGATCATGCACCGCATGTGGATCGACGGATCGCGGTTCCGGTTCTCGGCGGCGAACGACCAGCCCGAGAGCAGCGGCAACGCAGTTGCGGTGCAGGCATGA
- a CDS encoding type II toxin-antitoxin system VapB family antitoxin → MRTTIVLDDEQLAKAQAFTGLKEKSQLVREAFKALIERESARRLVLLGGSEPDLEIPARRRSTAE, encoded by the coding sequence ATGCGAACAACTATCGTTCTTGATGACGAACAGCTTGCGAAGGCACAGGCATTCACTGGTCTCAAAGAGAAATCTCAGCTCGTGCGCGAGGCGTTCAAGGCCCTCATCGAACGCGAAAGTGCTCGGCGTCTCGTCTTGCTTGGCGGAAGCGAACCCGACCTTGAAATCCCAGCCCGCCGCCGGTCCACCGCTGAATGA
- a CDS encoding type II toxin-antitoxin system VapC family toxin, with protein sequence MILVDSTVWVDHLRQGDPLLVSRLEAGLVFSHPFIIGEIALGSLRQRDKVLSSLRDLPRTKQATDEEVQAFIEHQPLYSLGIGYVDAHLLAATRLTTGMRLWTRDRRLNDIATRLGVAEAVQH encoded by the coding sequence ATGATTCTCGTCGATAGCACTGTCTGGGTTGATCACCTCAGGCAAGGCGATCCGCTGCTTGTGAGCCGCCTCGAAGCCGGGCTTGTCTTCAGCCACCCGTTCATCATCGGCGAGATCGCGCTGGGCAGTTTGCGACAGCGCGACAAGGTGCTTTCGTCGCTACGGGATTTGCCACGAACGAAGCAGGCCACCGACGAAGAGGTTCAGGCGTTCATTGAGCATCAGCCTCTCTACAGCCTCGGCATCGGCTACGTTGACGCCCATCTACTCGCAGCCACACGGCTGACAACGGGAATGCGTCTATGGACACGCGATAGGCGCTTGAATGACATAGCAACGCGCCTTGGAGTTGCTGAAGCCGTTCAGCACTAA
- a CDS encoding CopG domain-containing protein: MRVKRTYRLPPDLADQIEDYAARKRVPQTQIIEAALLSFLSPDGPERLEAALARRLDRLSRQLDRLEQNITISNEAIALFVRFWLTTTPPLPDTALGAAKSSGNERYKGFIEALGRRVETGSSLAREISRDVDSQARGPATGFED, translated from the coding sequence ATGCGTGTCAAACGAACCTACCGGCTGCCGCCCGATCTCGCGGACCAGATCGAGGATTATGCCGCCCGCAAGCGGGTGCCGCAGACTCAAATCATCGAGGCGGCGCTACTGTCTTTCTTGTCGCCGGATGGCCCCGAGCGTCTGGAAGCTGCCCTGGCGCGCCGTCTCGATCGCCTGTCGCGTCAATTGGATCGGCTCGAGCAGAACATCACGATATCGAACGAAGCCATCGCGCTTTTCGTCCGCTTCTGGCTCACTACGACGCCGCCCTTGCCGGACACGGCGCTGGGCGCCGCGAAGTCTAGCGGCAATGAGCGCTATAAGGGGTTCATCGAAGCCCTGGGCCGCCGGGTGGAAACCGGGTCTAGCCTTGCGCGCGAGATTTCGCGCGACGTTGATTCGCAAGCGCGTGGTCCCGCAACCGGGTTCGAAGATTGA